CCTCATGATCGCCGCAGCCATCCGCAGGCGCCTGCGCCGGGGAAGCGGGGATTCCGAACCGTAGCTCCAACAGGTGGGCGTGTCCGCTGACCCGCGGGTGTTCAGCGGGGATCTGGCAGATCGAGCTTCTTCCGCAGTTCTGCCAGGTTTCGCGTCTGCTCCTCGTTGCGCTGATCCTCGACGAACTCGTGAAGCACGAGGATCAGTCTGCGAGCGCGTTCGTACCGTTCGTCACTCCAGGCACGCAGGCGCCCCAACGCTGGGTACACCGGTTCCCAGTCACCGGGAAACACGCCGTAGCCGACGTCGATGAGCGCGGGCTTGCTCGACCTCATGTACGAAGTCGCGGTTTCGAAGGGCGCCAAGATCACGGTCCCCGCATCCACGGCGCTTCTCCTCGCGTTGCCGGCGACCTCGTCCATCCACGGGTTGCTGGCCAGGGCCTCGCAGTACCGGATGGCGGTCCACGGGAGCAGCTCACCCTCGGTGCCGGACTTGTGCGGGAGAGACTCGGTGAAGGCGTATCCGAGCACCCTGGCCGCCTTCTCCGCGTCCTTCTGCTCTACGAGCACGTGTCCTTCGAGGTAGGCGGCGTAGGCCGCGAGCAGGCCGTCGCCGCCCAATCGCGCATCGTTCAGCGGCTCGAGGGCCGCAGCCGAGTTACCGCTCTGGAGCAGGAGGTTGCCCAGGAGGATGTTGGCGATGTACTGCTGGGCGTAGACGATGCGCGCGAAGTCGTCGTCGTACTCGCCGTTGATCTCGTCCTCGTCGAACCTCGCCGACGTTCCTCTGAGTTCGGCGAGGGCATGTTCGTAGCTCTTCCGAGCTGCGGCGAGATCTCCGGTGAGCTGCTTGGCGAGGTGGCCGAGCAAGGGCTCGGGTGCTGCGGCGTGCGCCTTGAAGTCCGCGGAGAGCATCACCACGGCCAAGGGACCCAACCAGGGATCCTCGCCCCTGGCGACCTGTTCCAGCCATTTCTCGCAACTTGTGCTGAGGCCGTCGTCGGCGAGTTCGATGCCAGCCAGTGCCATGGCCGCGTGTCCGGCAACGGCGGTGCGGCCGGACTCGGCGATCGTGGTGAGCGCGGCCCGCGCTTGCTGGGCTTCGCCTGCCCGGTAGGCCGCGAGTTCGCGTTCGACGATGTCCGGAATCGGGCTCAACGGATCGGGCGGAAGCGGCAGTGCGTGCCCGTCGTCGTCCAACAGAGGGAGATCGGTCATGTCGTCGCTTTCTGCCACTGGAGCGTTGCAGAGCAGCCTCGCAGAACCGGCCGTCGGCTTGATCGCCAATCGACGAAGAAGCGCCGCGTTCCATGCTGCGAGGTTCTTCAGCGGCGCACGTCGAGGTCGACGATGTATCCGCAGAAGTGCTCCGCGTCGACAGCGGATTCGTCTTCCCGCCCGTCCGCCTCGTGGAGCCACAGCAGGCGGCCGGAGCCGGGGACCGGATAGCGCACGTTCTTCTCACCGCCAGGGCGCGGTTCGGATCGGCCGAAGACGGCGTGGATCGCGGTCACGACGCCGCGAGTCGTCGGCGCCTCCTCGGGAAGGCGGCCGTGGTGCTCCTCGACGTGCGTGACCGGCGCGCCGATGTCCAACCCGACCAGCTCGGTCAGTCCGTCCGTGCGGTTCTCGGGAACCAGCGTCCACGCCACCTCGTCCCCGATGCGGAAAGCGGTGCCGCAGCACTGCATCTGCCAGTCGTCCACCCACACGCGGATCGTCATGCCGGAAACCATGGCAGAGAACGAATACCTGCCGAGGCAGTGCTGCTTGGCGCTGGTCTCCCGCAAGGTGGCGCTCTACGAAGCGCAGCTCGCCGACGACGGAAGTGATCCACTGTGGACAGATTCGTGCGTGGTCGGGTATGAACGACAGGACTAGGTCGCAGGAACCTGGAGTTTCGCGTTTGGCGGGGCTCGGGTATCGAGGGTTTGGCGTAGGTGGGTGAGCCAGTCGAGGTGGGCCCGGATCGCTGTTTGGTCGGTTTTCATGAGGCGGAACCAGGTTCGGGGGCGGCGGCCCCGAGCCCTTGCGGACCTCCAGGTAGCCGGCGTCCGCGAGCGCGCGGCTGTGCCGGGAGATCGCGGAATCGGCCGCTCCCAGCATGTCCCGGGCCGTCGCGAAGTCGCCCCACTCCGCGCCTGCAGCAGTGCGCACAGCGTCAGCCTCGGGCCGGTTTCGAAGATCGGGTCCCGGCCGGACTTCTCTAGATCGC
This portion of the Saccharopolyspora antimicrobica genome encodes:
- a CDS encoding DUF6578 domain-containing protein, with product MTIRVWVDDWQMQCCGTAFRIGDEVAWTLVPENRTDGLTELVGLDIGAPVTHVEEHHGRLPEEAPTTRGVVTAIHAVFGRSEPRPGGEKNVRYPVPGSGRLLWLHEADGREDESAVDAEHFCGYIVDLDVRR